tttaaaactaactaaaaatatatatatattcaaatattataaaatatcattattatattaatatttaatataagactacatatataataattactaGACACAAACAGTGCaagttttattaaatttatattaatgtcatataaattttgaaataaatatcctattttaattaaataatttatttatttttgtttaagtttatgtttgttctagtttttgaatttgggagtgacaacaagagattatatattatttttttaatgtaatattaaatattatacatagattttaaatttaaatttcttgctagttttttttaaaaaaatcaatttgtttaagttataaaacgtataattttattatttttaaataattatcattgcaaaatatttcaaaaaatatcatattttaatttgtttaattatttattattttaaaataattatcattataaaatatctgaaaaatatcctattttaatttgtttaattatttattattttaaaataattatcattgtaaaatatctcaaaaatatcatattttaatttttataattatttattttattttattttatttaagtttaagtgtttacaaactacagttaaatataagaatatcctattttaatttttttaattatttattttattttatttaagtttaagtgtttacaaactattgttaaatataagaatattctgttaaagttaacattaaaaaaaataaaaaaccattaaaaccaaaaaatttcgttatctacacacttattatatagaagagatattaataaaaattaaaatacaaatgttataaaatatcattattataataatatataatacaagactagatatttaataattatattaatataaatttaaatgttataaaatattattaccaTAATAGTATATAATCCTAATACTTttactaattgtattaatatgaatttaaatattataaaatattattattataataatatttaatacaaaactagatatttaatacttatattgatattaatataaatttaaatattattataattatatgtaatacataatcttaatttttattaaacaatttatcatttatgtttaaaaagatcatcatattatatatatgtatatatataaaaataataatcaatatttttatttaatttttaatttaatatatttatgtcattattttatatataatattttttatttatttgaaatttatatgacaatgatacaaatttaataaatataatttatagattctataaataaatataaatgcaaacaagcattgcacaatatttgtatctagtatatatatatatatacttgttaTCCGAAAAACAGGTATGGGTGACGTGTCAGGCGTTTTcaacacgtggttgacacctggcggaagtcttgttcgaccatcgaccagaaagatttccATGGCGCAACACTTGAACGTTATGTACGACTAGCTTGGTCGTTTACCCtatatatttggagaaaatcttatgcagttatgatcatatccgagattgtctcccatgaattcctgagtatctgattatttaggagagaatatctgtaactaattcatgtaatcccccttgagcctataaatagaaaaggaTAGCTCAAGGAAATGGACATTTTCACAACAACAAAAATCACCATTACCGGCGGAGGAGCCCGCCGGTAATACATGGTATATCCGCCGGTATTTGTTATTACCGGCGGAAATCCGCCGGTAAAGTCCCGCCATTAATAAACGGTCGGTATTATCACCATTACCGACCGTTTGACACTACCCGCCGGTGTTGCActattaccggcggattaatagaggcggGCGTCCGCCGGTGTTGTGCAACGCTGACACCGTTTGACcggattattaccggcgggttcCGCCGGTATTAGTCCGCCGGTATCTCAATACTAAtactaaaataaaacaattaattttattttatttcttaataaatatacatataatacttatttaaaaataataatatttaacatatattataattaataacacaattaatattcatctaACAAAACTAACattttaattaatcataaaattaacataagaaaatacaaattgtctcattttaattacatataaagtaattataacataaacataataaaatttcaattgtcttaatataattaaaaaacgtaatctaattattattgttttgatctGGCCAACTTGGTGTAAAATACTCATTAAGATCAATATCTTGATCACTAGTATTAGGGCGCGGcaatggtggtgaagcaaactgtggtgcttGTGTAGAGTGATGCTGCGAAGATGGTCTAAATTGTCGAGCATGTGGTCGCGGCGAGGGAGACTGATGCAAaaaactctcaaactgaccatacctctgctgctgcgacggactcacaaattgaccatacatcTGCTGTGGATGCTGCTGCTGCGATGAATCCCCGAAGTCACGACGCCTAGGATGTGACGTCTGAGATCCGGTAGCGACGTCGGGGTAATATAAAGGAGGGGACTGGGAGGAACGTCCGTACGTGTTTGGATAATTCTGTTGAGGTGGATAcacatgttgttgttgttgttgtggcatcgaccaaggaggtggactttgagaagatataccaccttcaggttgtgatggtaaatatCGTTGGAGAAGGCTTTCAAACCGCGACTCAGTTTCTGTACTGGTATGCTGAGGATTACCAGATGGACCTTGTTGAGATTTCAACATCCGGATCTCTTCACGCATTGACTTCATCATTTCCGCCATAGTAGCCATGTCTTCCTGAGGTGTATGAACAGGTTGGGCCTGTGACTGACTTGTGGAGCTGGAAGCTGattttttccctttgcctttgctgtaacctactcctctttgaaagtcagacctctccccaagtactttactcataatctcgtactgatcgatcgacgaggattcagcagcagatccagtttcagatccctccgtcggtccttgagactgactttgaagtcgtgccctctcaagctcttccgtcattttttcctgttcataaaaagtgttagaaacacatcagtaacatagtttaatgaaaataataacacaaaagtttaaacttacaaaagtttctcgagctgtgtcgttgacaaaaacttttgtcgattttctcaaatggctatctttccaagtatcaataacatgttcatcagggttcgcctatacaaatttagagataggaagttagaatgtaaaattttgttaaattaaattaaaatttttacttacaaattggtgacgcttagctgccatcgattttgtgccttgcgtcgatgtatacttcatttcttttctgtttttcttgttttggttggatcgcgcgataaattttgggctaaaaaacaactgaacaatatctttccaactctccttggagcaatggtcaggtggggcaACTAAAACACTCTGCAAATCTTCCGGAttagagtaatattttttgaagtgagtatgtctgatgttctttctctcagaatatcttttgcgcatctctgtgtagatagttttcataactctcccgggttctggatgaccatcaacattataaaaatactACATTAAAAATAACATGTTAGTTTAGTTTGTAAATGATTTCTACATTAAAAATTATACCACAAGAGTTGTTCTAAATTTGTACCTTCATCCTATGTACGACTTGTTccttaaattgttgaggtatatcagcgaaatccaagtaatgtcctggcAACAACAAAGTGACTTGGAGGCCTATCTCGCGGACAAAAGCTTGGTCCTCCAAGCCAACCACTTTGTCCGTCCTAGGATCAAGCTGAAGATCTAGAGGTTTCCCGGCATTTCGCCTTCGAATTTCAAGTGGCTTCGAATTAGCCAGGCCACGACCTTTTTTTCTCGGCACTTCAGCTATCCACATTTTCAAGAAtaaccaaaatttgaaatattaatattatatttaaacattcgtagagcttgactttcaagctatgagcaaaatttgaaaattattattaacctgactcgcaggaagagggtactctactaggatctggcgggtctagaCCTCCACCATCTCCGCCATGAGAAGTGGCTATATCTGCTGACATTGTACTTAGGAACAAAAATGATTAGTTAGTATTAAATTGTTAGTTAGTATCAAATATCACCAATGGAAATGAACATCATGATTACAAGtctcatatattatatattaaacaattgtctttattacaaaaatataaaaactaagtagaataatcactatcactttcatcattaattaaattaacatcaatcggagacacatgattaacatcatcttcacaaatatcaactagcaattcatcttcttcatcgacttcttcttcgcctaagtcgtcatttatgaaattttcatctaattgatcagcaggtgaattttctatagtgccaatatatgttgcaggttcatgagattccataaccaactgaccgagatccacggtcaacacaaaatttgatgagtttatgtcatgtacaacatcaacatctgcATCGGCTTCATCGTCCTTGATGTCCCAAATTTGACGGTgattgacatcctcaacaattttccagtgtcggcctctaagtagatcatcgagatagaatacttgcttagcttggctagcaagtatataaggctcatctttgtaccattcgctactgacgtttatactggtgatattattttcagtgattgttttcttcttgcttggatcaGTGTTAAACCATTTACACCTAAAcaatgcaccagtgaaagataagACCAGTACATCTTGAAGTgtgccataatagttaaaaccttcagttcccgcaacagacactccactattttgtgtggtgcgcttttgatctcggtcataagcgataaatcgaacaccgttaactatacaaccttcgtagtatgttgccaagtgatctgacccagatgctaaagctagcaactcatcaccattctctaaagatccttgtttgtgcaagtcatatatctaaataaattaataaacttatattagaatgataaaaatatcattacaataataaatgtttaaaaataatctcaattttaccttcttatgaaaccactggCGAAAATTTTTCTTCTGTAAAAGattatgatcaccatctgggaATTTCAGTTTGATCTCTACTAGGTGTTCGCTGTAAATTTGA
The Humulus lupulus chromosome 6, drHumLupu1.1, whole genome shotgun sequence DNA segment above includes these coding regions:
- the LOC133784933 gene encoding vacuolar protein sorting-associated protein 27-like, with product MTEELERARLQSQSQGPTEGSETGSAAESSSIDQYEIMSKVLGERSDFQRGVGYSKGKGKKSASSSTSQSQAQPVHTPQEDMATMAEMMKSMREEIRMLKSQQGPSGNPQHTSTETESRFESLLQRYLPSQPEGGISSQSPPPWSMPQQQQQHVYPPQQNYPNTYGRSSQSPPLYYPDVATGSQTSHPRRRDFGDSSQQQHPQQMYGQFVSPSQQQRYGQFESFLHQSPSPRPHARQFRPSSQHHSTQAPQFASPPLPRPNTSDQDIDLNEYFTPSWPDQNNNN